From the Kogia breviceps isolate mKogBre1 chromosome 3, mKogBre1 haplotype 1, whole genome shotgun sequence genome, one window contains:
- the RPL4 gene encoding large ribosomal subunit protein uL4, which yields MACARPLISVYSEKGESSGKNVTLPAVFKAPIRPDIVNFVHTNLRKNNRQPYAVSELAGHQTSAESWGTGRAVARIPRVRGGGTHRSGQGAFGNMCRGGRMFAPTKTWRRWHRRVNTTQKRYAICSALAASALPALVMSKGHRIEEVPELPLVVEDKVEGYKKTKEAVLLLKKLKAWNDIKKVYASQRMRAGKGKMRNRRRIQRRGPCIIYNEDNGIIKAFRNIPGITLLNVSKLNILKLAPGGHVGRFCIWTESAFRKLDELYGTWRKAASLKSNYNLPMHKMLNTDLSRILKSPEIQRALRAPRKKIHRRVLKKNPLKNLRIMLKLNPYAKTMRRNTILRQAKNHKIRMDRAAAALEAKSEKGIPGKKPVVGKKGKEAVCVKKLKKPKKPKKPLLGKKAAVTKKPAAEKKPAKKKPTEKKPTTEEKKAAA from the exons ATG gcGTGTGCTCGTCCACTGATATCAGTGTACTCTGAAAAGGGGGAGTCATCTGGCAAAAATGTCACTTTGCCTGCTGTGTTCAAGGCTCCCATTCGACCAGATATTGTGAACTTTGTTCACACCAACTTGCGCAAAAACAACAGACAGCCCTATGCTGTCAGTGAATTAGCAG GTCATCAAACCAGTGCTGAGTCTTGGGGTACTGGCAGAGCTGTGGCTCGAATTCCCAGGGTTCGAGGTGGCGGCACTCACCGTTCTGGCCAGGGTGcttttggaaat ATGTGTCGTGGGGGCCGCATGTTTGCACCAACCAAGACCTGGCGACGTTGGCACCGCAGAGTGAATACAACGCAGAAGCGATATGCCATCTGCTCTGCGTTGGCTGCCTCGGCTTTACCAGCGCTGGTCATGTCTAAAG GTCATCGTATAGAGGAAGTTCCTGAACTTCCTTTGGTGGTTGAAGATAAAGTTGAAGGCTACAAGAAGACCAAGGAGGCTGTTTTGCTCCTGAAGAAACTTAAGGCTTGGAATGATATCAAAAAG GTCTACGCCTCGCAGCGAATGAGAGCTGGCAAAGGCAAAATGAGAAACCGTCGCCGTATCCAGCGCAGGGGACCCTGCATCATTTATAATGAGGACAATGGTATCATCAAGGCCTTCAGAAACATCCCTG GAATTACTCTGCTTAATGTAAGCAAACTGAACATTTTGAAACTTGCTCCTGGTGGGCATGTGGGACGTTTCTGCATTTGGACTGAAAGTGCTTTCCGCAAGCTAGATGAGCTATATGGCACTTGGCGTAAAGCTGCCTCCCTCAAGAGTAACTACAA CCTCCCCATGCACAAGATGCTCAATACAGACCTTAGCAGAATCTTGAAAAGCCCAGAGATCCAAAGAGCCCTCCGAGCACCACG CAAGAAGATTCATCGCAGAGTCTTGAAGAAGAATCCACTGAAAAACCTGAGAATCATGTTGAAGCTAAACCCATATGCAAAGACCATGCGCCGGAACACCATTCTTCGCCAGGCCAAGAAC CACAAAATCCGGATGGATAGGGCAGCAGCAGCACTAGAAGCCAAATCAGAGAAGGGGATTCCAGGCAAGAAGCCTGTggtggggaagaagggaaaggaggcTGTTTGCGTTAAGAAGCTGAAGAAACCGAAGAAGCCAAAGAAGCCTTTGCTGGGAAAAAAGGCTGCAGTGACCAAGAAACCAGCAGCTGAAAAGAAGCCTGCTAAAAAGAAGCCCACAGAAAAGAAACCCACCACAGAGGAAAAGAAGGCTGCTGCATAA